One window from the genome of Rhizobium sp. Pop5 encodes:
- a CDS encoding ABC transporter transmembrane domain-containing protein, with product MPKSLFRFVLLTGGHHQIALAALSIILFLSGTVPLEIQRRIINAATERAPYQAIIILVLAYLGLVLLEGLTKLMLNTYRGWIGEIAVRWLRKSALAASERSSEPPVDALAEGVQLSIIIAEAEPVGGFVGTSISEPLLQTGILVAVGGYMIYLQPLMALAVALVFLPQIGFVPIMQSAINRRVETKITVTRHVSQSMVQHVATNTALDAQGGRVEQLFLLNMSIYRIKFSMNFMVNLMTQLGYAGIFALGSYFVVTGKTEIGTVVAFISGLSKIRDPWGELIDWYRDLRITQVKYAMIRDASAAVEAQEGASDGRAVAGQPRGL from the coding sequence ATGCCGAAGAGTCTATTCCGTTTCGTGCTCCTCACCGGCGGCCATCATCAGATCGCACTCGCGGCTCTTTCGATTATTCTCTTCCTCTCTGGTACGGTGCCGCTCGAGATCCAGAGGCGCATCATCAACGCGGCTACTGAGCGGGCTCCCTACCAGGCCATTATAATCCTCGTCCTTGCTTATCTCGGACTCGTCCTGCTGGAGGGACTGACCAAGTTGATGCTGAACACCTATCGTGGCTGGATCGGCGAGATCGCGGTCCGCTGGCTACGCAAGTCAGCGCTCGCCGCCTCTGAACGTTCAAGCGAGCCCCCTGTCGATGCGCTCGCCGAAGGTGTGCAGCTTTCGATCATCATCGCCGAGGCCGAACCGGTCGGCGGCTTCGTTGGCACCAGCATTTCGGAGCCGTTGCTGCAGACCGGCATCCTTGTCGCCGTCGGCGGCTATATGATCTACCTGCAACCACTGATGGCTCTTGCCGTCGCCCTCGTTTTCCTGCCCCAGATCGGCTTCGTGCCGATAATGCAGTCGGCGATCAATCGACGGGTGGAGACCAAGATCACCGTCACACGCCATGTCAGCCAGAGCATGGTTCAGCATGTCGCCACCAACACTGCGCTCGATGCCCAAGGCGGTCGGGTGGAGCAGCTCTTCTTGCTGAACATGAGCATCTACAGGATTAAGTTCAGCATGAACTTCATGGTGAACCTGATGACGCAGCTTGGCTATGCCGGCATCTTTGCGCTCGGCAGCTATTTCGTTGTAACCGGCAAGACTGAGATCGGAACCGTCGTCGCCTTCATCTCCGGCCTTTCGAAGATCAGAGATCCGTGGGGAGAGCTCATCGACTGGTATCGCGACCTGAGGATCACGCAAGTCAAGTATGCCATGATCCGGGATGCGAGTGCTGCAGTGGAAGCGCAGGAGGGCGCGTCGGACGGTCGCGCCGTCGCTGGTCAGCCGCGCGGCCTCTGA
- a CDS encoding universal stress protein, producing MKRHLFLPLLTYPDATSEFMISNAVALAHHMQATLTVCAVEITVPDVSNALSSLIIDVAKMARDAEALSRKRASVLTQRAVDEAKAASVDVSTREIRIEEPFLVEALAEASRSYDFVLLELAGVSRPIVEAVLFGSGRPLILYPRAPFGGRMDHVAIAWDGSRAAARAAHDALAFLERASRVCLLSVIDEKPIKSETGEYLIENLLKSGVMAEAMQVRTRGEPVGEVLQDKAFEVRADLLVMGGFGHSRLREFVLGGATQAVLTRITLPVLLSH from the coding sequence ATGAAACGGCACCTCTTCCTTCCGCTCCTCACCTATCCCGATGCGACGTCGGAATTCATGATCTCCAATGCAGTTGCCCTTGCGCACCACATGCAGGCCACGCTGACCGTCTGTGCGGTGGAGATCACCGTTCCCGACGTCTCCAATGCGCTGTCCTCGTTGATCATCGACGTGGCCAAGATGGCGCGCGACGCCGAGGCGCTGAGCCGCAAGCGGGCCTCAGTGCTGACTCAAAGGGCGGTCGATGAGGCAAAAGCGGCTTCGGTTGATGTCAGCACGCGCGAGATCAGGATCGAGGAGCCTTTCCTCGTCGAAGCGCTGGCGGAAGCATCGCGTTCCTACGATTTCGTGCTGCTGGAGCTGGCGGGCGTCTCCCGTCCGATCGTCGAGGCAGTGCTGTTCGGCTCCGGGAGGCCGCTCATCCTTTATCCCCGGGCGCCTTTCGGCGGCCGGATGGACCACGTCGCCATCGCCTGGGACGGCAGCCGTGCGGCGGCACGGGCGGCCCATGACGCCTTGGCCTTCCTGGAACGGGCTTCAAGGGTCTGCCTGCTTTCCGTCATCGATGAGAAGCCGATCAAATCCGAGACAGGGGAATACCTGATCGAAAACCTGCTGAAGAGCGGCGTGATGGCCGAAGCGATGCAGGTGCGTACCCGCGGGGAGCCGGTCGGAGAAGTGCTCCAAGACAAAGCCTTCGAAGTGCGGGCCGATCTTCTCGTCATGGGCGGCTTCGGCCATTCGCGCTTGCGCGAATTCGTCCTCGGCGGCGCCACACAGGCGGTGCTGACCAGAATCACGCTGCCAGTGCTGCTATCGCATTAA
- a CDS encoding PepSY domain-containing protein: MELKLISALMILAATPALAIASPSCTKEPKSKWMPEKAMKEKIDALGYKVKTFEITGSCYEIYGKDKNGDRAEVYFNPVSGEIVQKGD; the protein is encoded by the coding sequence ATGGAGTTGAAACTTATCTCCGCCCTTATGATCCTGGCCGCAACTCCCGCTCTGGCGATCGCCAGCCCAAGCTGCACCAAGGAGCCGAAGTCCAAGTGGATGCCCGAGAAGGCCATGAAGGAAAAGATCGACGCTCTGGGCTACAAGGTAAAAACCTTCGAGATCACGGGAAGCTGCTACGAGATCTACGGCAAGGACAAGAACGGCGATCGCGCCGAAGTCTATTTCAATCCGGTGTCGGGCGAAATCGTCCAGAAAGGCGACTGA
- a CDS encoding heavy metal translocating P-type ATPase, with the protein MLMRGWRGAKTWMLPLVTLALVAGGLAWFAGQEDLAAKLWTTATATVFAVLLVDIGIGLHRKDFGLDLIAALAMGGAIAFGEYLAGIVVALMFTGGQFLETFAQNRAGREMTALLSRVPSRAARYQSGRIEDIAVSGIAPGDLILVRRGEVVPVDGIVAGNAAVLDESALTGEALPVRRTSGQAVMSGSTNAGDAFDLQATSAAADSTYAGVVRLVEAAQRTKAPMVRLAARFGLAFLALTLTIATSAWALCGDATRALAVIVVATPCPLILAVPVAVVSGISRCAKKGVLVKDGGALEALAVARTVLLDKTGTVTDGRARLIEIKVQGDLDALELLRLAASLDQSSPHVVAQSLVTAAHERGLQLDVPSDVRETPGSGLTGRVGSQNLIIGGWAFVSTGIEDSHFRREIEAWIRRDGTVAVVVAIDGALAGAMLLADQIRPEAGFVLRHLRQAGIARIVLVTGDRADLAAGVAAFVGVDDVISEMKPEDKTNAVKMEQARNRPVVMIGDGVNDAPALAAADVGIAMGARGAAASSEAADVVILLDRLDKLVDAFQIARRSRRIALQSVYAGMGLSIAGMIAAAFGYLTPVEGALFQEAIDVAVILNALRALGPPIAIGVASPRLSKEDLLALEAEHRALADVVDDIGITADRIARLPGKKAKDELERLDRGLRDRLLPHEKRDEQVYARLRRRNTGPDVLAGMSRTHMEIQRQIHNLTVMRKAFDSDMPTETQLGEVQRLLHGLEAITRLHFAQEEEIYRSLEAE; encoded by the coding sequence ATGCTGATGCGCGGCTGGCGTGGCGCCAAGACATGGATGCTGCCGTTGGTGACATTGGCGCTGGTCGCTGGCGGACTGGCCTGGTTTGCAGGCCAGGAGGACCTTGCCGCGAAATTGTGGACGACGGCGACGGCAACCGTCTTCGCGGTGCTCCTCGTCGATATCGGCATCGGTCTGCACAGGAAGGATTTCGGCCTCGATCTGATTGCCGCGCTGGCTATGGGTGGAGCTATCGCGTTCGGCGAATATCTGGCTGGAATTGTCGTAGCACTCATGTTTACCGGCGGGCAGTTCCTGGAGACTTTCGCCCAGAACAGGGCCGGTCGCGAGATGACGGCGCTGCTCAGCCGGGTTCCAAGTCGCGCGGCCCGTTATCAAAGTGGCCGCATCGAAGATATTGCCGTATCGGGCATCGCCCCAGGCGATCTCATTCTGGTCCGTCGCGGCGAAGTGGTACCCGTCGACGGCATCGTCGCTGGCAACGCTGCGGTCCTCGATGAATCCGCGCTGACGGGCGAGGCTCTGCCTGTCCGGCGAACCTCGGGCCAGGCCGTGATGAGCGGCTCCACAAATGCCGGCGATGCCTTTGATCTCCAAGCGACAAGCGCGGCTGCTGATAGCACCTATGCTGGTGTCGTCCGACTGGTCGAAGCGGCTCAACGGACCAAAGCACCGATGGTGCGATTGGCGGCGAGGTTCGGTCTCGCTTTCCTCGCTCTCACCTTGACGATCGCGACCTCGGCTTGGGCGCTCTGCGGTGACGCAACTCGAGCCCTTGCCGTCATCGTCGTGGCGACACCCTGTCCGCTGATACTTGCGGTACCCGTCGCCGTCGTGTCCGGCATTTCCCGCTGTGCAAAGAAGGGCGTTCTGGTGAAGGACGGAGGTGCTCTTGAGGCCCTTGCAGTCGCAAGGACGGTTCTCCTCGACAAGACGGGGACGGTAACCGATGGTCGTGCCCGCCTGATCGAGATCAAGGTGCAAGGCGATCTCGACGCGCTCGAGCTACTGAGGTTGGCGGCATCGCTGGATCAGAGCTCGCCTCATGTGGTGGCCCAGTCCCTCGTGACCGCTGCCCACGAGAGGGGTCTACAGCTTGATGTACCCAGTGACGTTCGCGAGACTCCTGGCTCTGGGTTGACGGGCCGCGTCGGCAGCCAAAACCTCATAATCGGTGGCTGGGCTTTCGTGAGCACAGGGATAGAAGACTCGCATTTTCGTCGTGAGATCGAGGCATGGATAAGGCGCGACGGAACAGTCGCGGTCGTTGTGGCAATCGACGGCGCCCTTGCCGGGGCAATGCTACTGGCGGATCAGATTCGTCCGGAAGCGGGTTTCGTGCTGCGGCATCTGCGTCAGGCTGGCATTGCGCGTATTGTCCTCGTCACCGGCGACCGCGCTGATCTCGCGGCGGGCGTCGCCGCATTCGTTGGGGTGGACGACGTCATCAGCGAAATGAAGCCGGAGGATAAGACAAACGCCGTCAAGATGGAGCAGGCGAGAAACCGCCCCGTCGTGATGATCGGTGATGGGGTCAATGATGCGCCGGCGCTTGCGGCGGCCGATGTCGGCATAGCAATGGGAGCGCGCGGCGCCGCTGCTTCGTCTGAAGCGGCAGATGTTGTGATCCTGCTCGATCGACTTGATAAATTGGTCGATGCCTTCCAAATAGCCCGACGCTCACGCCGGATTGCGTTGCAGAGCGTCTATGCCGGCATGGGCTTGTCGATCGCAGGCATGATCGCAGCCGCGTTCGGCTATCTGACGCCAGTAGAAGGGGCATTGTTCCAGGAGGCGATTGATGTCGCGGTCATTCTGAACGCGCTCCGCGCCCTTGGGCCACCAATCGCGATCGGCGTGGCTTCGCCTCGATTGAGCAAAGAAGACCTGCTGGCTCTGGAGGCTGAACACAGGGCCTTAGCTGACGTGGTCGACGACATTGGCATTACTGCGGACCGGATTGCACGCCTGCCAGGAAAGAAGGCAAAAGACGAGCTCGAAAGACTGGATCGTGGGCTGCGTGACCGGCTCCTTCCCCATGAGAAAAGAGACGAACAGGTTTACGCGCGCCTTCGCCGAAGGAATACAGGGCCCGATGTTCTCGCCGGAATGAGCCGAACCCACATGGAAATTCAACGACAGATCCATAACCTCACCGTCATGCGAAAGGCGTTCGACAGCGACATGCCGACAGAGACGCAGCTTGGTGAGGTCCAGCGACTGCTGCACGGGCTGGAAGCGATCACGCGTCTTCATTTTGCGCAGGAGGAAGAGATCTACCGTTCGCTAGAGGCCGAATGA
- a CDS encoding cytochrome b/b6 domain-containing protein, producing MAPVELQKPEGLQLSQVASDTVKVWDPIVRLFHWTVVTACILNLFVLEEGKYWHRLTGYVVATAIAVRIVWGVVGTKHARFGDFFPTLAKVRTQILGMINGSEQRYIGHNPLASIMMLGLMALLAMTALSGWMTTLDAFWGDKWLEEVHGVIANSIMVLAFIHAGAALIESWRHRENLVWSMVTGRKRA from the coding sequence ATGGCGCCGGTTGAATTGCAGAAGCCGGAGGGTCTTCAGCTCTCCCAGGTCGCGAGCGACACCGTCAAGGTCTGGGACCCGATTGTCAGGCTGTTTCATTGGACCGTCGTTACGGCCTGCATCCTCAATCTTTTTGTCTTGGAGGAAGGAAAATATTGGCACCGTTTGACGGGCTATGTTGTTGCCACCGCCATCGCGGTGCGGATCGTCTGGGGGGTCGTCGGAACAAAGCATGCGCGGTTCGGCGATTTCTTTCCGACACTCGCAAAAGTGAGGACGCAGATCCTTGGTATGATCAATGGCAGCGAGCAACGCTATATCGGCCACAATCCGCTGGCATCGATCATGATGCTGGGCCTCATGGCACTTCTTGCAATGACCGCGCTCAGTGGCTGGATGACGACGCTCGATGCCTTCTGGGGCGACAAATGGCTTGAGGAAGTCCACGGTGTCATAGCCAACAGTATCATGGTCCTCGCTTTCATCCATGCTGGGGCGGCACTGATCGAGAGCTGGAGACATCGGGAAAATCTCGTCTGGTCGATGGTGACAGGTCGAAAGAGAGCATGA
- a CDS encoding CBS domain-containing protein yields MLVQAIMTLPVITVPTCCSVAEAAQLMLDNRISGLPVVDTNGALVGIVSEGDFLRRSELNTQRNRPWLLDWLTSPGKIATEYVRTHGRRVDEVMTSPVSAIAPTASVSDAVRLMERYDIKRLPVVENGKLVGIIARSDLLRALSRALPTTSPSPDDAQIQAAIEAEFAKQSWSRNGFIHCHVSDGIAELTGTIFDERERLAAKVAAENVAGVQSVRDLLVWIDPYYGIALPPPDAEARQP; encoded by the coding sequence ATGCTCGTTCAAGCCATCATGACATTGCCGGTGATCACCGTGCCGACATGCTGCTCGGTCGCAGAAGCAGCCCAGCTGATGCTCGATAACAGGATCAGCGGCCTCCCCGTCGTCGATACCAACGGAGCGCTCGTCGGCATCGTCAGCGAAGGAGACTTCCTGCGCCGCAGCGAGCTGAACACGCAGCGCAACCGGCCGTGGCTGCTCGATTGGTTGACGAGTCCGGGAAAGATCGCCACGGAATACGTTCGCACCCACGGCCGGCGCGTTGACGAGGTGATGACCTCGCCGGTCAGCGCGATTGCGCCGACGGCTTCCGTTTCCGACGCCGTCAGGCTGATGGAGCGCTACGATATCAAGCGCCTGCCCGTCGTGGAGAATGGCAAGCTCGTCGGCATCATCGCACGCTCCGACCTCTTGCGGGCCCTGTCTCGGGCGCTGCCGACAACGTCCCCGTCCCCTGATGATGCGCAGATTCAGGCGGCAATCGAGGCTGAGTTCGCAAAGCAGAGCTGGAGCCGCAACGGCTTCATCCATTGCCATGTCTCCGATGGTATTGCCGAGTTGACGGGCACGATCTTCGACGAACGCGAGCGCCTGGCCGCAAAAGTCGCGGCCGAGAATGTCGCGGGCGTTCAATCAGTTAGGGATCTGCTGGTCTGGATTGACCCCTATTACGGCATCGCGCTGCCGCCGCCGGACGCCGAGGCCAGGCAGCCTTAA
- a CDS encoding response regulator transcription factor gives MRILLIEDSARLRELLCEAIREAGWRMDAFATAIEGRLALDGASYDLLLLDLGLPDEDGLDILRSLRLAKRQIPVLVLTARGAVDERIAGLDAGADDYLIKPFNNGELIARIRALMRRSPVTAMPTLEFADVRFETASRQVTCHGMEMALAPSEKSLLELLMRNGGNVVSKRKMEHAFSEFGDERSSNAVELAVSRLRRKLEGHPANAVIETVRGVGYMLREERD, from the coding sequence ATGAGGATTCTTCTGATCGAAGACAGCGCCCGGCTTCGCGAGCTTCTTTGCGAAGCCATCCGCGAGGCCGGCTGGCGAATGGATGCCTTTGCTACGGCAATCGAAGGCCGCCTCGCGCTTGACGGAGCAAGTTACGATCTCCTTCTTCTTGACCTCGGCCTTCCTGACGAAGACGGCCTGGACATTCTGAGGTCTCTGCGTCTCGCGAAACGGCAGATTCCGGTACTCGTGCTGACGGCACGCGGGGCCGTCGACGAGCGGATCGCCGGGCTGGATGCCGGGGCGGACGACTACTTGATCAAACCCTTCAACAATGGCGAGCTGATTGCACGGATTCGCGCCCTGATGCGGCGCTCGCCCGTCACAGCGATGCCGACACTGGAATTCGCCGACGTCAGGTTTGAGACGGCCTCCCGCCAGGTCACCTGTCACGGCATGGAAATGGCGCTCGCCCCCTCGGAAAAATCGCTGCTCGAACTGCTGATGCGCAATGGCGGAAACGTGGTTTCCAAGCGCAAGATGGAACACGCCTTCTCCGAGTTCGGCGACGAGCGCAGCAGCAATGCCGTCGAGTTGGCAGTCTCTCGGCTCCGGCGCAAACTGGAGGGACATCCCGCCAATGCCGTCATCGAAACCGTGAGAGGCGTCGGTTACATGCTGCGCGAGGAACGGGATTGA
- a CDS encoding zinc-dependent alcohol dehydrogenase family protein → MKAMVLERVGSPLRLIEQPDPAPGDGQLMLRVEACAVCRTDLHVCDGDLPDPKLPLVPGHEIVGIVEAVGGDIASSRIGQRVGVPWLGYTCGSCAFCRAGQENLCDRPEFTGFTRDGGFATHVVADADYAFALEKDADPVSLAPLLCAGLIGWRSLKKAGAAGKIGLYGFGAAAHIIAQICRWQGREVYAFSRPGDEAAQRFALGLGAVWAGGSDESPPAMLDAAIIFAAVGELVPAALKAVRKGGRVVCGGIHMSDLPSMPYALIWGERSVVSVANLTRADAEEFFPVARQAGVKTHTTVYPLIDANRALDDLRAGRLSGAAVLTP, encoded by the coding sequence ATGAAGGCAATGGTCCTCGAGAGGGTGGGCTCTCCGCTACGCTTGATAGAGCAGCCCGATCCCGCACCGGGAGACGGGCAATTAATGCTGAGGGTGGAGGCTTGCGCCGTCTGCCGAACCGACCTTCACGTCTGTGACGGTGATCTTCCCGACCCGAAGCTTCCACTCGTTCCCGGCCATGAGATTGTCGGCATCGTCGAGGCCGTCGGCGGCGATATCGCTTCGTCGCGGATCGGGCAAAGGGTCGGCGTGCCGTGGCTCGGATATACCTGCGGGTCCTGCGCCTTCTGCCGCGCCGGGCAGGAGAACCTCTGCGACCGTCCCGAATTCACCGGCTTCACGCGCGATGGCGGTTTTGCCACACATGTCGTTGCGGATGCCGATTATGCTTTTGCGCTCGAGAAAGATGCCGATCCTGTTTCGCTTGCGCCGCTGCTGTGCGCGGGCCTTATAGGATGGCGTTCGCTGAAGAAGGCCGGCGCTGCCGGCAAGATCGGTCTTTACGGATTCGGCGCGGCCGCCCATATCATCGCGCAGATCTGTCGCTGGCAGGGTCGCGAGGTCTATGCTTTCTCACGTCCCGGCGACGAAGCGGCGCAGCGTTTCGCGCTCGGTCTCGGCGCCGTCTGGGCGGGAGGTTCGGATGAAAGTCCGCCCGCCATGCTCGATGCGGCAATCATCTTCGCTGCGGTAGGCGAACTCGTGCCGGCCGCTTTGAAGGCAGTGCGGAAAGGGGGCAGAGTCGTCTGCGGCGGTATCCACATGAGCGATCTCCCGTCGATGCCCTACGCCCTGATTTGGGGCGAGCGAAGCGTCGTTTCGGTGGCTAATCTCACGCGCGCCGACGCGGAGGAATTCTTTCCGGTCGCTCGCCAAGCCGGCGTCAAGACCCATACCACCGTCTACCCGCTGATTGACGCTAATAGGGCGCTTGACGATCTCAGGGCCGGCCGGTTGAGCGGGGCAGCCGTGCTGACGCCTTGA
- a CDS encoding HAMP domain-containing sensor histidine kinase produces MIRSTPTLTAILTRRIAFFAMVAMLVQLAVVFSDYYWNVGELSRLYVEQETERLASGVGGKDGAVTYRLPTTVGQRYAHPQTGYVARIRDGRGHLIFESCDDACESRFLPAEVNPPDFWLRTIKPGKPLTLVGGRAFQIGEQRILVDVATVGDPENLASGVFWNEILEHMIVPMSILLGLVLGATLLSVRRALKPVKAAADAAELIDPMDSRSHLPFEGMPREIAHLAVAVNRAFQRIGELMLSQRILTSGIAHEVRTPLAAIKLELGRIDHPRARKAEADLDDLVHFVSQLTALARLDTFDHGTFEVVDLVALCTGVAEQLAPWVYENKHSLEVFTHVEAAGMRAAPALLKDALRNLIENAVRHTPDSTKIIVRVGKCGIQVEDRQDVRPGSFVHQTENAEGLGIGLKIVERIAELHKGSLRRSKSRHGNMFELLLPTGEPK; encoded by the coding sequence TTGATTCGATCGACTCCCACCTTGACGGCCATTCTGACGCGAAGGATCGCGTTCTTCGCCATGGTCGCGATGCTTGTCCAGCTCGCCGTCGTCTTTTCCGACTATTATTGGAATGTCGGGGAGCTTTCCCGCCTGTATGTCGAGCAGGAAACAGAGCGGCTTGCCTCGGGCGTGGGCGGTAAGGACGGCGCCGTTACCTACAGGCTGCCGACAACTGTAGGCCAGCGTTATGCCCATCCACAGACCGGCTATGTCGCGCGCATTCGCGACGGCCGCGGCCATCTGATTTTCGAGTCCTGCGACGATGCCTGCGAAAGCCGTTTCCTGCCCGCGGAGGTCAATCCTCCAGATTTTTGGCTTCGCACCATCAAGCCTGGAAAACCTCTTACGCTCGTCGGGGGGCGAGCGTTCCAGATCGGCGAGCAGCGAATTCTGGTTGATGTCGCCACTGTGGGCGATCCTGAGAATCTCGCGTCCGGCGTCTTTTGGAATGAGATCCTCGAGCACATGATTGTGCCGATGAGCATCTTGCTCGGACTTGTTCTCGGGGCAACCTTATTATCAGTTCGCCGTGCCTTGAAGCCTGTAAAGGCAGCGGCCGATGCTGCCGAACTCATCGATCCGATGGATTCCAGATCCCATCTGCCCTTCGAGGGAATGCCGCGAGAAATTGCCCATCTCGCGGTGGCCGTCAACCGGGCGTTCCAACGGATTGGCGAGTTGATGCTGTCGCAAAGGATACTGACATCGGGCATCGCCCATGAAGTGCGCACACCGCTTGCAGCCATCAAACTGGAACTTGGCCGTATTGACCATCCGAGGGCGCGCAAAGCCGAGGCGGATCTCGATGACCTCGTGCATTTTGTGAGCCAGCTGACGGCGCTCGCGCGGCTGGATACGTTCGATCACGGCACGTTCGAAGTGGTCGACCTCGTCGCCCTATGTACAGGCGTGGCCGAGCAGCTTGCACCTTGGGTTTACGAAAACAAGCATTCGCTGGAGGTGTTCACCCACGTCGAGGCGGCAGGTATGAGAGCCGCGCCAGCCCTCCTGAAAGACGCCCTTCGCAACCTGATCGAGAATGCCGTTCGCCATACGCCCGATTCAACGAAGATCATCGTCAGGGTTGGAAAATGCGGTATTCAGGTCGAAGATCGACAGGATGTCCGGCCAGGCAGTTTCGTCCATCAAACCGAGAATGCGGAAGGCCTCGGGATAGGGCTTAAAATTGTTGAACGGATCGCGGAACTTCATAAGGGATCATTGAGGCGGTCCAAATCGCGGCACGGCAATATGTTCGAACTTCTATTGCCGACGGGCGAACCGAAATAG
- a CDS encoding TraR/DksA family transcriptional regulator, whose protein sequence is MQKAPAQNAQHYERYRSVLVKRQEELRQRLHAIEQDLERPRDPDDDDRAIERNNDEVLEELGTAGQSELAAIDAALDRLNHGTFGRCSKCGDVIDERRLDAVPYAAICQDCARSV, encoded by the coding sequence ATGCAGAAAGCGCCTGCACAAAACGCTCAGCATTACGAGAGATACCGCTCGGTACTGGTAAAACGTCAGGAGGAGCTGCGACAACGCCTACATGCGATCGAGCAGGACCTGGAACGACCTCGCGATCCGGATGACGACGATCGCGCGATAGAGCGCAACAACGACGAAGTACTGGAAGAACTCGGCACTGCCGGGCAGAGCGAACTTGCGGCTATCGATGCCGCGCTCGACCGTTTGAATCATGGAACCTTCGGGCGCTGCTCGAAGTGCGGCGACGTGATTGACGAGCGAAGGCTGGACGCGGTTCCGTATGCCGCAATCTGCCAAGATTGTGCGCGTTCGGTTTGA
- the adhP gene encoding alcohol dehydrogenase AdhP produces the protein MTSRMMKAAVVREFGKPLAIECVPVPVPGPGEILVKVVACGVCHTDLHAAEGDWPIKPTPPFIPGHEAAGIVAALGSGVTEFKEGDAVGVAWLHDACLRCEYCETGWETLCTHQHNTGYSCNGGFAEYVIASAAFAARLPADVDFAEIAPILCAGVTTYKGLKETEARPGEWVAISGVGGLGHVAIQYAKAMGLKVIALDVAAAKLDLARQVGADIALNALSEDAIEKVLKATSGGAHGVLVTAVSPPAFSQALGMVRRKGTVSLVGLPPGNFPTPIFDVVLKRITVRGSIVGTRRDLDEALAFAVEGRVRAEIASAPLDDVNNVFAGLKAGTIAGRMVLDIAGEAGAIAAQGKSVA, from the coding sequence ATGACGAGCAGAATGATGAAGGCGGCGGTCGTTCGGGAATTCGGCAAACCGCTGGCGATCGAATGCGTGCCAGTGCCCGTGCCAGGCCCGGGCGAAATTTTGGTAAAGGTCGTCGCGTGCGGGGTATGCCATACCGATCTGCACGCCGCCGAAGGCGATTGGCCGATCAAGCCGACACCGCCCTTCATCCCCGGGCACGAGGCCGCCGGTATCGTTGCTGCCCTAGGTTCCGGCGTTACCGAATTCAAGGAAGGCGATGCTGTCGGTGTCGCCTGGCTGCACGACGCCTGCCTGCGCTGCGAATATTGCGAAACCGGCTGGGAAACGCTCTGCACGCACCAGCACAATACCGGCTATAGCTGCAACGGCGGTTTTGCCGAGTACGTCATTGCCTCGGCCGCCTTCGCCGCCCGCCTTCCCGCAGACGTCGACTTTGCCGAGATCGCTCCGATCCTCTGCGCCGGCGTCACGACCTACAAGGGACTGAAGGAGACCGAAGCACGGCCCGGCGAGTGGGTGGCGATATCGGGGGTCGGTGGTCTTGGCCATGTCGCCATCCAATATGCCAAGGCGATGGGGCTCAAGGTGATCGCCCTCGACGTCGCCGCTGCCAAACTCGACCTTGCCCGCCAGGTCGGTGCCGATATCGCGCTCAACGCCCTCTCCGAGGACGCGATCGAGAAGGTGCTGAAGGCAACGAGTGGCGGAGCGCATGGGGTGCTCGTCACAGCCGTCTCGCCGCCTGCTTTCTCCCAGGCGCTCGGCATGGTGCGTCGCAAGGGCACGGTCAGCCTCGTCGGCCTGCCGCCGGGCAACTTTCCCACGCCGATCTTCGACGTCGTGCTGAAGCGCATTACCGTGCGCGGCTCGATCGTCGGCACGCGCCGCGACCTCGACGAAGCGCTGGCTTTTGCCGTCGAAGGTCGGGTGCGGGCCGAGATCGCCAGCGCGCCGCTCGACGACGTCAACAATGTCTTCGCAGGTCTCAAAGCAGGAACGATCGCGGGCCGCATGGTGCTCGACATCGCTGGAGAAGCTGGCGCAATCGCAGCGCAGGGCAAGTCCGTAGCATAG